The proteins below are encoded in one region of Sphingobacterium sp. R2:
- a CDS encoding glycoside hydrolase family 43 protein, which produces MKKQFLVTLFVLLTYLVKAQSPVYLFSYFVDNGTDGLHLAYSLDGLKWEPLNQGKPFLTPTVGKDRLMRDPSICQGPDGTFHLVWTTGWWDKIIGYSSSKDLKQWTQQKAIPVMGDEPDAKNAWAPELFYDNATKEYYIIWATTIPGRHKEVPTSASEKGLNHRMYSVTTKDFKTFSKTKLFFDPEFSVIDAAIIQQANKEYMMVLKNENSNPPEKNIRITATKNLAKGFPTTVSKPITGDYWAEGPAPLQVGEYIYVYFDKYRDHKYGAVRSKDGINWEDVSDLVSFPKGVRHGTAFTVNPTVLSNLLALKR; this is translated from the coding sequence ATGAAAAAACAATTTCTAGTTACCCTATTCGTTCTTTTAACTTACCTGGTTAAGGCGCAATCTCCCGTATACCTTTTTTCGTATTTTGTAGATAATGGCACTGATGGATTACATCTAGCTTATAGTTTGGATGGTTTGAAATGGGAACCATTGAATCAGGGAAAACCTTTCTTAACACCAACAGTAGGAAAAGATAGACTGATGCGCGACCCCAGTATTTGTCAGGGGCCCGATGGGACCTTTCATCTGGTATGGACAACAGGTTGGTGGGACAAAATTATCGGATATTCTTCCTCCAAAGACCTTAAGCAGTGGACCCAACAAAAAGCAATACCAGTCATGGGAGATGAACCAGATGCAAAAAATGCATGGGCTCCCGAACTTTTTTACGACAACGCGACGAAAGAATATTATATCATTTGGGCCACGACAATTCCTGGTCGCCACAAAGAGGTACCGACTAGTGCTAGTGAAAAAGGATTAAACCACCGGATGTATAGCGTTACGACGAAAGATTTTAAAACTTTTTCAAAAACTAAGTTATTTTTTGATCCCGAATTTAGTGTGATCGACGCGGCCATTATACAACAAGCCAATAAGGAATATATGATGGTGCTGAAAAACGAAAACTCTAATCCGCCGGAGAAAAACATCCGAATCACGGCAACAAAGAATTTAGCCAAAGGATTTCCAACTACTGTCTCTAAACCAATCACAGGCGATTATTGGGCGGAGGGGCCTGCTCCGCTGCAAGTAGGGGAGTATATATATGTATATTTCGATAAATACCGCGATCATAAATATGGTGCTGTTCGTAGTAAAGATGGTATCAACTGGGAAGATGTCTCGGATCTGGTGAGCTTTCCTAAAGGCGTTCGTCATGGAACAGCTTTTACGGTAAATCCAACCGTTTTATCCAATCTATTAGCATTGAAAAGATAG
- a CDS encoding alpha-L-arabinofuranosidase C-terminal domain-containing protein — MIKHYDLALLKQKQWSERSVDDDVRFAGLKPLDVKLTPKIGQSKSISDMLVGVFFEDINYAADGGLYAELIQNRDFEYKLSDKQGHDKNWNEKTAWSMDGSGQFHIDSINPIHPNNKHYARLQGAGILRNIGYDGIALHKNERYDLSFFGRGTAGKGRQLKIRISTQDGKILDEKSLVVDSKNWKKYQLVLTANATCKDAVLEFVFTDRQQLDLDLISLFPQNTFKGRKNGLRKDLAEAIAALNPRFVRFPGGCLAHGDGIDNIYHWSNTVGPLESRVPQRNMWGYHQTVGLGYYEYFQFCEDIGAYAVPVVAAGVPCQNSGAHGHPLGGQQCGIPMEDMDDYIQEVLNLIEWANGDKNSTWGKVRAAAGHPEPFHLKYIGVGNEDLISNVFEERFTMIYNAIREKYPDIQVIGTAGPFFEGTDYVEGWKIADKLSVPIMDEHYYQTPGWFIHNQDFYDKYDRNKAQVYLGEYAAHIEGRASTLEVALAEAAYLTALERNGDIVKMASYAPLLAKDGYTQWRPDLIYFNNTDVNLTPSYYVQQLFGRNNGTEYVPVEASYSNTAVEVQKRVAFSIVKDPKDQSIIIKMVNVLPVAVNMELELAKFNLETEPAVVAQLTGELKSTTAKPEQKSVPVEKLKNQQLPPYSLTIIRIPSRAK; from the coding sequence TTGATTAAACACTATGATCTTGCTCTGCTTAAGCAAAAGCAATGGTCCGAACGAAGTGTTGACGATGATGTACGCTTTGCAGGCTTAAAACCCTTGGATGTTAAGTTAACCCCAAAGATCGGACAAAGCAAGTCCATCAGCGATATGTTGGTAGGTGTATTTTTTGAAGATATTAATTATGCAGCAGACGGAGGTCTCTATGCGGAATTGATTCAAAATAGAGATTTTGAATATAAATTGAGCGATAAACAAGGGCATGACAAAAATTGGAACGAGAAAACAGCTTGGAGTATGGATGGATCGGGACAATTTCATATCGACAGTATCAATCCCATTCATCCCAATAATAAGCATTATGCGAGGTTACAAGGCGCGGGTATACTAAGAAATATAGGCTACGATGGGATTGCTCTGCATAAAAACGAACGCTATGATCTTTCATTTTTTGGACGGGGCACTGCGGGTAAAGGGCGTCAACTAAAAATCCGGATAAGTACACAAGATGGAAAGATCCTTGATGAAAAATCCCTTGTTGTTGACAGCAAAAACTGGAAAAAATATCAATTGGTATTGACAGCCAATGCGACCTGTAAGGATGCCGTATTGGAATTTGTATTTACAGATCGACAACAATTGGATTTGGACCTGATTTCCTTATTCCCTCAAAACACCTTCAAAGGACGTAAAAATGGATTACGTAAAGATTTAGCCGAGGCTATTGCAGCTTTGAATCCACGTTTTGTTCGTTTTCCGGGAGGCTGTTTAGCACATGGCGATGGTATCGACAATATCTACCATTGGTCCAATACTGTAGGACCTTTAGAAAGCCGTGTGCCACAACGCAATATGTGGGGATATCACCAAACTGTTGGTTTAGGATATTATGAGTATTTTCAATTTTGTGAAGATATAGGTGCCTATGCTGTCCCGGTAGTGGCGGCTGGGGTACCCTGTCAAAATTCAGGCGCTCACGGTCATCCATTGGGCGGGCAACAATGTGGTATTCCAATGGAAGATATGGATGACTATATCCAGGAAGTGCTCAATCTGATCGAATGGGCCAATGGGGATAAAAATAGCACCTGGGGAAAGGTACGTGCAGCAGCTGGACATCCAGAACCATTTCATCTCAAATATATTGGCGTGGGTAACGAAGATTTAATATCGAATGTTTTTGAGGAGCGTTTTACGATGATTTACAATGCTATCCGTGAAAAATATCCCGATATACAGGTTATTGGAACGGCGGGGCCATTTTTTGAGGGAACCGACTATGTTGAGGGCTGGAAAATTGCCGATAAATTAAGCGTACCTATTATGGACGAACACTATTACCAGACACCCGGATGGTTTATTCATAATCAAGATTTCTACGATAAATACGATCGGAATAAAGCGCAGGTTTATTTGGGCGAATATGCCGCTCATATCGAAGGACGTGCAAGTACCTTGGAAGTGGCATTAGCCGAAGCCGCATATCTCACTGCATTGGAAAGAAATGGTGATATCGTTAAGATGGCTTCCTATGCACCGCTGTTAGCCAAAGATGGCTATACACAATGGCGCCCCGATCTTATTTATTTCAACAATACCGATGTGAATTTAACGCCATCCTATTATGTACAGCAATTATTCGGTCGTAATAATGGAACGGAATATGTTCCTGTGGAAGCCAGCTATTCTAATACTGCCGTTGAGGTACAGAAGCGCGTGGCATTTTCTATTGTTAAGGATCCTAAAGATCAATCAATCATTATAAAAATGGTCAATGTTTTGCCTGTTGCCGTCAACATGGAATTGGAACTAGCTAAATTCAACCTAGAAACTGAGCCTGCTGTTGTTGCGCAGCTCACAGGAGAGTTGAAGAGTACAACAGCGAAGCCCGAACAAAAGAGCGTGCCAGTGGAAAAGCTTAAAAACCAGCAATTGCCACCTTATTCGTTAACCATCATTCGAATTCCATCGCGTGCAAAATAG
- a CDS encoding rhamnogalacturonan acetylesterase, whose protein sequence is MKKVATVVFFVLFCQVLFAEHIVKEFSFGDTKKQRAVIALKQALPYTEAKGYGFEFFTEKNVRIDRKSKHLFSDKPFYFSVKVPEGNYKITISYDGLSDKPYQSTVRSESRRLQIENQEVVPNKCVQKTFIVHLKDPKISSGGRVELKKPREQQKLDWDDKLTLEFQQTNCISAIRIEAMSNVTTVFLAGNSTVVNQEDEPWASWGQMIPRFFDAGVAIANHAESGLALSSFLSSRRLDKILSVAKNGDYLFIEFGHNDQKQKGEAAGAYKGYSERLRYFVNEFRAKGGIPVILTSTARRLFDQQGNLVHTLGDFPDAARKVAAELQVPLIDLNNKTSIFYEALGVEGSKKAFVHYPASTFPNQENALADNTHFNPYGAYEIAKMVLMGIKENKLVISGNMVDFNGFDPYHPDDFKTWYWPPSLINSVLKPDGN, encoded by the coding sequence ATGAAGAAAGTTGCAACGGTTGTTTTTTTTGTGCTGTTCTGTCAGGTATTGTTCGCCGAACATATTGTGAAGGAATTTAGCTTTGGTGATACTAAAAAACAGCGGGCTGTAATTGCGCTGAAGCAAGCCCTCCCGTATACGGAGGCCAAAGGGTATGGCTTTGAGTTTTTTACAGAAAAAAATGTAAGAATCGATCGAAAGAGTAAACATCTTTTTAGCGATAAACCATTCTACTTTTCTGTGAAAGTTCCTGAAGGGAATTACAAAATTACGATTAGTTACGATGGCTTAAGCGATAAACCCTACCAGAGCACGGTGCGGTCAGAATCGCGTCGGTTACAAATAGAAAATCAGGAAGTAGTGCCAAATAAATGCGTACAGAAAACGTTCATCGTACATCTTAAAGATCCCAAGATTTCATCAGGCGGAAGGGTGGAATTGAAGAAGCCCCGGGAGCAGCAAAAGTTAGACTGGGATGATAAGTTAACTTTGGAGTTTCAGCAAACGAATTGTATTTCGGCTATTCGCATTGAAGCGATGAGCAATGTCACAACGGTCTTTTTAGCAGGAAATTCTACGGTCGTGAATCAAGAAGATGAGCCATGGGCTTCTTGGGGACAGATGATTCCCCGCTTTTTTGATGCAGGCGTTGCTATTGCTAATCATGCCGAATCTGGGTTAGCATTAAGTTCGTTTTTATCCTCAAGAAGATTGGATAAAATTTTATCTGTAGCCAAAAATGGAGATTATCTATTTATCGAATTTGGGCACAATGATCAAAAGCAAAAGGGAGAAGCTGCTGGAGCATATAAAGGTTACAGTGAACGATTGCGTTATTTTGTCAATGAATTTAGAGCAAAGGGTGGTATTCCCGTTATTCTCACTTCGACAGCACGACGTTTATTTGATCAACAGGGAAATTTAGTTCATACTTTAGGAGACTTTCCAGATGCTGCACGTAAAGTTGCGGCAGAACTTCAAGTCCCTTTGATCGACCTTAATAACAAGACCAGTATATTTTATGAAGCATTGGGCGTTGAAGGTTCCAAGAAAGCATTTGTTCACTATCCCGCTTCTACTTTCCCAAATCAGGAAAATGCATTGGCTGATAATACCCATTTTAACCCGTATGGTGCTTATGAGATTGCAAAAATGGTATTAATGGGAATTAAAGAAAATAAGCTTGTTATTTCCGGTAATATGGTAGATTTTAACGGGTTTGATCCATACCACCCCGATGATTTTAAGACTTGGTATTGGCCTCCAAGTTTGATCAATAGTGTTTTAAAGCCGGATGGCAATTAG
- a CDS encoding FGGY-family carbohydrate kinase, translating into MRGKPIPVVAIFDVGKTNKKLFLFNEQYQIVFERSARFLETTDEDGDSCENLESLRLSVFDSLHEVFRKGEFEIKAINFTSYGASFVYIDKDGRPLTPLYNYLKEYPKKLLDSFYAQYGGKDTLALETSSPSLGSLNSGLQIYRIFKLKPAIYKEVKWALHLPQYLSYLISGQAYSDMTSIGCHTALWDFNQNNYHQWVLDTGIIQKMAPIVQGDQLFRATFPGSGYLVGSGLHDSSSALIPYLLNFHEPFVLISTGTWCISFNPFNEQPLTKEELHEDCLQYMTYTGKPVKASRLFAGYEHEEQVKRIANFFQVSTGKFKQIGLQWNIIEKYQALDISDELSAFSSIDLSHFNDYTEAYHVFMMHLVKAQIKATSLVLQNNGVQRIFVDGGFSKNIIYMTLLAQAFPNSEVFGASMAQATALGAALVIHEHWNTQAMPNDMIELRYFRAKQQTHI; encoded by the coding sequence ATGAGGGGAAAACCAATACCAGTAGTCGCCATATTCGACGTTGGAAAGACCAACAAAAAGTTATTTCTCTTTAATGAGCAGTATCAGATTGTTTTCGAAAGGTCTGCCCGTTTTTTAGAAACTACTGATGAAGATGGTGATAGTTGCGAAAACCTGGAGAGTTTACGTTTGTCCGTTTTCGATTCCTTGCACGAGGTATTTCGAAAAGGCGAGTTTGAAATTAAAGCGATTAATTTTACGTCCTATGGCGCAAGTTTCGTCTATATTGATAAAGATGGTCGGCCTTTAACGCCACTATATAACTATTTGAAAGAATATCCAAAGAAATTGTTGGATTCTTTTTATGCACAGTATGGCGGAAAAGATACCTTAGCGTTGGAAACCTCGTCTCCGAGTTTGGGAAGTCTAAATTCTGGATTGCAGATCTATCGTATATTTAAATTAAAGCCGGCAATATATAAGGAGGTGAAATGGGCATTGCATCTTCCGCAATACCTGAGTTATTTGATTTCAGGCCAAGCATATTCTGATATGACAAGTATAGGCTGTCATACCGCACTTTGGGATTTTAACCAAAATAATTACCATCAGTGGGTGCTTGATACAGGCATTATTCAAAAAATGGCACCTATTGTGCAGGGTGACCAATTGTTCAGGGCAACATTTCCTGGCAGTGGTTATCTTGTAGGTAGTGGGCTGCATGATAGTTCTTCAGCTCTCATCCCATACTTGTTGAATTTTCATGAACCTTTTGTGTTGATTTCAACGGGTACCTGGTGCATTTCATTCAACCCATTTAACGAACAACCGTTGACTAAAGAAGAGCTGCATGAAGACTGCTTACAATATATGACTTACACCGGTAAACCAGTTAAAGCATCACGCCTATTTGCGGGTTATGAACATGAAGAACAAGTCAAACGTATTGCAAATTTCTTTCAGGTTTCAACGGGCAAGTTCAAGCAAATTGGGCTGCAATGGAATATTATAGAAAAATATCAAGCGTTAGATATATCGGATGAGCTGTCGGCTTTTTCATCCATTGATTTGAGCCATTTTAATGATTATACCGAAGCTTATCATGTTTTTATGATGCATTTGGTAAAAGCACAGATCAAAGCAACCTCTTTGGTGTTACAGAACAACGGTGTTCAACGCATATTCGTTGATGGCGGATTTAGTAAAAATATAATATACATGACGCTATTGGCCCAAGCTTTTCCAAATAGTGAGGTTTTTGGAGCGTCAATGGCACAGGCTACGGCACTAGGAGCTGCCTTGGTCATTCATGAGCATTGGAATACGCAGGCTATGCCAAATGACATGATCGAGTTGCGCTATTTTAGGGCCAAACAGCAAACGCATATATAA
- a CDS encoding TIM barrel protein produces MILDKQIIDQHNNQLAEKHTRAFDYVSANISDTAEILDKLQKFQIAIPSWALGTGGTRFGRFSGAGEPGTLEQKLEDVGLLHALNKSSGAISLHIPWDIPSDAEKIKSLASKLGIAFDAVNSNTFQDQSGQEHSYKFGSLHHVDPSVRQQAVDHNIEVINYGKAVGSKALTVWLADGSSFPGQLNFREAFQNTLSSLQEIYKHLPEDWKLFVEYKAFEPHFYSMTIGDWGQSLLLANKLGPKAYTLVDLGHHLPNANIEQIVSLLLMEGKLGGFHFNDSKYADDDLTAGSIKPYQLFLIFNELIDGMDVKGIDHASGLGWMIDASHNLKDPLVDLLQSVEAIKIAYAQALLVDRKALKQAQQANDIVKAQEILQDAFRTDVRPLVAEARRRSGAALNPVQLFNEENLRAKLIEERGKNSVATGL; encoded by the coding sequence ATGATTCTTGATAAACAAATTATAGATCAGCACAATAACCAATTAGCGGAGAAACATACACGAGCTTTTGACTACGTATCGGCAAATATTTCAGACACAGCGGAAATCTTGGACAAACTCCAGAAATTTCAAATTGCCATCCCAAGCTGGGCATTAGGAACAGGTGGTACTCGATTTGGACGGTTTTCCGGAGCGGGTGAGCCCGGAACGTTGGAACAAAAGTTAGAGGATGTAGGCTTATTACACGCGCTCAACAAATCAAGCGGTGCTATTTCCTTACATATACCTTGGGATATCCCTTCGGATGCAGAAAAAATCAAATCATTGGCATCTAAACTCGGCATTGCATTTGACGCGGTGAATTCCAATACATTTCAAGATCAATCAGGTCAGGAGCATAGTTATAAATTTGGTTCATTACATCATGTCGATCCAAGCGTTCGTCAGCAAGCAGTAGATCATAACATCGAAGTTATCAATTATGGTAAAGCGGTCGGTTCTAAAGCCTTAACAGTTTGGTTGGCTGACGGATCATCTTTCCCAGGACAATTGAATTTTAGAGAGGCTTTTCAAAATACCTTATCAAGCCTACAAGAAATATATAAACATCTACCCGAAGACTGGAAACTTTTTGTTGAGTACAAAGCATTTGAACCCCATTTCTACTCCATGACGATTGGCGATTGGGGGCAATCTCTGCTGTTGGCCAATAAGTTAGGTCCCAAAGCATATACACTGGTTGATTTGGGACACCATCTGCCAAATGCAAACATTGAACAAATTGTCTCTTTATTGTTGATGGAAGGCAAATTAGGTGGATTCCATTTTAATGATAGTAAGTATGCAGATGATGACCTGACAGCAGGTAGTATCAAGCCATATCAACTGTTCTTGATCTTTAATGAACTGATCGATGGTATGGATGTGAAAGGTATTGATCATGCCAGCGGATTGGGCTGGATGATTGATGCCTCGCATAATCTGAAAGATCCACTGGTAGACCTTTTACAGTCAGTGGAGGCCATTAAGATTGCTTATGCTCAAGCATTGTTGGTCGATCGAAAGGCATTGAAACAGGCGCAGCAAGCAAACGATATCGTGAAGGCACAGGAAATCCTGCAGGATGCATTCCGTACCGATGTCAGACCGCTTGTTGCAGAAGCAAGACGTAGAAGTGGAGCGGCGCTGAATCCCGTTCAATTATTTAATGAAGAAAATTTACGGGCCAAACTTATCGAAGAACGCGGAAAGAACTCCGTCGCTACCGGTTTGTAA
- a CDS encoding bifunctional aldolase/short-chain dehydrogenase, with protein MKTYKHVNYLWDDEKAQALRGDEVALLLYRSNILGADLRITNYGGGNTSCKVVEKDPLTGEEVEVMWIKGSGGDIGTLKKSGLAALYLQRLRNLENVYRGLEHEDEMVELFNHCIYDLASKAPSIDTPLHGFLPFKHIDHLHPDAAIAIAAAKDGKKITQELFNGTIGWVEWQRPGFDLGLQLRACLEENPGIRGIMLGSHGLFTWGDTAYDCYINSLDVIEACAEYLEQNYGKKAPVFGGQQVTSLNKEERNAQAAKLAPVLRGFCSSERHMIGHFTDDERVLEFINSNDLERLAPLGTSCPDHFLRTKIQPLVLNLDKSQDLDNVEELKANLTPLFDEYREMYAQYYESCKHENSPAVRDKNPVIVLYPGVGMFAFAKDKQTARVAAEFYTNAINVMKGAEAVSEYTALPRQEAFDIEYWLLEEAKLQRMPKPKALSGKIALVTGSGGGIGKAIAKKMAQEGAVIVLNDINTERLESSKAEFVAEFGKDAVIATSLDVTNANSIKDALKDATLAFGGIDIVVNNAGLSISKTIEDHTENDWDLLYNVLVKGQFLVTQGVTSLLKGQAIGGDIINIVSKNALVSGPNNTGYGSAKAAQLHLSRLCAAELGPAGVRVNVVNPDAVISDSNIWAGGWAEGRAKAYGITVAELPAYYAKRTLLNQIILPEDIANACFAFVGGLLSKSTGNVLNVDGGVAMAFVR; from the coding sequence GTGAAAACGTACAAACATGTCAATTATTTATGGGACGATGAGAAAGCTCAGGCACTAAGGGGTGATGAAGTAGCTTTGTTATTATATCGTTCAAATATTCTAGGTGCAGATTTAAGAATCACAAATTATGGTGGCGGGAATACATCTTGTAAAGTAGTGGAAAAAGATCCCTTGACGGGAGAAGAAGTAGAGGTGATGTGGATTAAAGGGTCTGGTGGAGATATCGGAACGTTGAAAAAGTCAGGTCTTGCAGCGCTTTATTTACAACGTCTTCGCAATTTGGAAAATGTCTATCGTGGTCTTGAACATGAAGATGAAATGGTTGAGTTATTTAACCATTGTATCTACGATTTAGCATCAAAAGCACCTTCTATCGATACACCTTTACATGGGTTTCTGCCGTTTAAACATATAGATCACCTCCATCCAGACGCTGCAATTGCGATTGCAGCGGCGAAAGATGGAAAGAAAATAACCCAAGAATTGTTTAATGGAACGATAGGATGGGTGGAGTGGCAACGCCCAGGGTTTGACTTAGGTTTGCAGTTGCGTGCATGTTTAGAAGAAAACCCAGGTATCCGCGGTATTATGTTGGGCTCACATGGCTTATTTACTTGGGGAGATACGGCTTATGACTGTTATATCAATTCCTTGGACGTCATCGAAGCTTGTGCGGAATATCTTGAGCAAAACTATGGTAAAAAAGCGCCTGTATTCGGGGGGCAGCAAGTAACTAGTCTCAACAAGGAAGAAAGAAATGCACAAGCAGCCAAGCTCGCTCCTGTTTTAAGAGGTTTTTGTTCCAGTGAGCGCCACATGATCGGGCATTTTACAGATGATGAGCGCGTATTGGAATTTATCAATTCAAATGATTTAGAACGTTTGGCTCCGCTTGGTACCAGCTGTCCGGATCACTTTTTAAGAACGAAAATTCAGCCATTGGTATTGAATTTGGATAAATCACAAGATTTAGACAACGTGGAGGAGTTAAAAGCAAATTTAACGCCCTTATTTGACGAATACCGTGAGATGTACGCGCAATATTATGAAAGCTGCAAACATGAAAATAGCCCGGCAGTGCGGGATAAAAATCCGGTAATTGTTCTCTACCCTGGAGTAGGAATGTTCGCATTTGCGAAAGACAAACAGACAGCACGCGTAGCAGCAGAGTTCTATACCAATGCAATCAATGTTATGAAAGGAGCAGAAGCAGTGAGTGAGTACACCGCTTTGCCCCGTCAGGAAGCATTCGATATTGAATATTGGTTATTGGAAGAAGCCAAGCTTCAGCGTATGCCAAAGCCAAAAGCTCTGTCAGGGAAAATTGCTTTGGTCACTGGAAGTGGGGGTGGTATCGGTAAAGCGATTGCAAAAAAGATGGCACAAGAGGGGGCTGTTATCGTGTTAAATGATATCAACACAGAACGTTTGGAGTCAAGCAAAGCCGAGTTTGTAGCCGAGTTTGGAAAAGATGCAGTCATCGCTACGAGCCTCGACGTAACCAATGCGAATTCGATCAAAGATGCTTTGAAAGATGCTACGCTAGCATTTGGTGGTATTGATATTGTGGTCAACAACGCCGGATTATCGATTTCGAAAACAATCGAAGATCATACGGAGAACGATTGGGACTTGTTATATAATGTACTGGTAAAAGGTCAATTCCTTGTTACTCAAGGAGTGACTTCATTATTAAAAGGCCAAGCAATCGGCGGTGATATCATCAATATCGTCAGTAAAAATGCCTTGGTCAGTGGTCCAAACAATACAGGATACGGAAGTGCAAAAGCGGCACAATTGCATTTAAGCCGTTTATGTGCAGCAGAATTAGGTCCGGCAGGCGTACGCGTGAACGTGGTTAACCCGGACGCCGTTATTTCAGACAGTAATATCTGGGCCGGCGGATGGGCCGAAGGTCGTGCTAAGGCTTATGGTATCACGGTAGCCGAATTGCCAGCCTATTATGCAAAGCGAACTTTATTGAATCAGATCATTCTTCCGGAGGATATTGCGAACGCTTGTTTCGCCTTTGTGGGCGGACTGTTGAGCAAGTCTACTGGAAATGTGTTAAACGTTGACGGAGGCGTTGCAATGGCGTTTGTACGCTAA
- the rhaT gene encoding L-rhamnose/proton symporter RhaT, producing MNAVFGVIFHFIGGFASGSFYVPYKKVKGWSWESMWILGGLFSWIIVPPIAAMLTIPNFIEIIKSANNTILGYTFLFGLLWGIGGLTYGLGVRYLGVSLGSSIILGLSMVFGSLMPSIYYFFNKAEGKHGIDYFFTTQSGICILLGLLVCVLGVYLCGKAGVSKEKHITSLSTASKSDYNFGLGIVVAIVSGILSACFNFGIEAGKPMADVANTLWKSVNPNQGEFLYQNNVTYIVILWGGFTTNFLWCLYLLIKNKTFSDYTKSKAPIGKNFLLCALAGTTWYLQFFFYGMGESRLGNGASSWILHMAFIILISNAWGVVLKEWKGVDRSTYRSIIGGILTIIISICIVGFAKTLEN from the coding sequence ATGAATGCAGTTTTCGGAGTTATATTTCATTTCATAGGCGGATTCGCTTCTGGAAGTTTTTATGTGCCGTACAAGAAAGTAAAAGGATGGTCCTGGGAATCCATGTGGATTCTAGGCGGACTTTTTTCGTGGATTATTGTTCCGCCCATAGCGGCAATGTTGACGATACCCAATTTTATTGAGATTATTAAAAGTGCGAATAACACGATATTAGGTTACACATTTTTGTTTGGTTTGCTTTGGGGCATCGGCGGTTTAACTTATGGTCTTGGTGTACGCTATCTTGGAGTATCTTTGGGTAGCAGTATTATTTTGGGCCTGAGTATGGTGTTTGGTTCTTTAATGCCCAGCATTTATTATTTTTTTAATAAAGCAGAAGGCAAGCATGGCATAGATTATTTTTTTACAACCCAATCCGGTATTTGTATTCTCCTTGGTCTTTTAGTCTGTGTGCTTGGTGTATATCTATGTGGTAAGGCAGGTGTTTCTAAAGAGAAACATATAACCTCCCTATCCACAGCGAGCAAATCCGATTATAATTTTGGTTTAGGAATTGTAGTAGCTATTGTTTCAGGGATACTAAGTGCTTGTTTCAATTTCGGTATTGAAGCCGGAAAACCTATGGCCGATGTGGCAAATACATTATGGAAGTCTGTTAATCCAAACCAAGGCGAATTTCTTTACCAGAATAATGTCACCTACATTGTGATACTTTGGGGCGGGTTTACAACAAACTTCCTATGGTGCCTTTATTTGTTGATTAAAAACAAAACGTTTTCGGACTATACGAAATCAAAAGCACCGATAGGAAAGAATTTCCTTTTATGTGCTTTAGCAGGAACCACCTGGTATTTACAGTTTTTCTTTTACGGTATGGGAGAAAGCCGTCTTGGAAACGGCGCTAGCTCTTGGATCCTACACATGGCCTTTATCATTCTTATTTCCAATGCATGGGGCGTAGTGCTCAAGGAATGGAAAGGTGTCGATCGTTCGACGTATCGTTCAATCATAGGAGGAATTCTAACCATTATCATCTCTATTTGCATTGTAGGGTTTGCGAAGACATTAGAAAATTAA